CCCTCGCCAACGCTCTCGGGGACCCCGAAACGCCGTACCGCGTGCGGGTGATCGCGCCGGGCGGGGCGTCGATCCGATGCGGTACGGGGCTCCTGCTGGCCGGCGTCGAGTCCCTGGAGCGGACGAAGGGGCCGCTGGACACGCTCGTCGTCTCGGGCGGACTGGGTGTCGAGCGGTTCGCCGCGGATCCCCGCCTCGTCGGCCATGTCCGGCGCCTCAGCCGGGAGAGCCGCCGCGTCGCCTCCGTCTGCACGGGCGCGGCGGTGCTCGCCGCGGCGGGTCTCCTGGACGGCCGACGGGCCACCACCCACTGGCAGTTCGCGCCGCTCCTGGCGGACGGATACCCGGAGGTCCGGGTGGACGCGGCGCCCCTGTGGATCCGCGACGGCAACGTGTACACGTCGGCCGGCATCACCAGCGCGCTGGACCTGACCCTGGCCTTCATCGAGGAGGATCACGGTCCGGAGCCGGCGCGCCAGGTTGCGCGGCACCTCGTCGTCCACATGCAACGCCCGGGTGACCAGCGGCAGATGAGCGTGTTCACCGCCGCGCCGCCACCGCGCGAGGACACCGTCCGGGTCCTGGCCTCCTACATCGCCGCACACCCGAACGAGGACCTGAGCACGCCCGCCCTCGCCGCCCGCGCCGGGATGACGCCCCGTCACCTCACCCGGCTCTTCACCCGGTGCCTGGGGGTGCCGCCCGGCCGGTACGTCCGGGGTGTACGCACGGAGGCGGCCGCCCACCTCCTCCTGACGAGTTCGCTCCCGCTGGCGTCGGTCGCCTCCCGGTGCGGCCTCGGCACTCCGGAGGCGCTGCGCAAGGCGTTCCTGGACCGCTATGGGGTCTCTCCGTCCCGGTACCGGGACGGCGTCACGGGCTGAAGCGGCAGCACACGGGCGGGCGGGGCCGGCTTCAGCTGCCCGTGGGCGGGGCGTCCTGGTAGGGGTTGCGGGGCTCGGCGACCGGCTTCAGGGCACCGGCGTCCATGGCCGGGACGGGGTCCTCGACGGTGACGTCCTCCGGCCGCCAGACGCCCGTGACCTCGACCCAGGTGTCGTCGCCGGGGGCCCGGACACCGTGCACCTCCACCCGCAGCGTCCGCGCGTCGCCCGCGCAGCAGCCGACCTTCAGACGGTTGAGGTACCAGGTGTCCGGGCTCTTGCCGGCGGTGGCGAACCCGAGCAGCCGGATCTTCCGGCCCCGCAGGCTCGTGGACTCGTAGACGGAGCGTCCGATGAACTCCTCCAGCGCCATGGGCGTGGTCGGCGCGTCCGCCAGCTCCTCGTAGGCGGTCCGCTCGACGCGGGCCGCCCCGCCGTCCCGTGAGGCCGTGAAGGAGCCGAGCGCCGGCGGCGCGACGAACAGGAGGGTGAGGGCCGGTACGGCGAGGAGCCACGCGACCCGCGAGGCGCCGCCGTGCCCGTGTCCGTGTCCGTGCCCGTCGTGCGCTGCGACGTGGTCGTCCGCCGGATCGTGCCAGTACCCGTGCCCGGACGCGTCGCGCCGCAACACCGGCCGGCGCAGGCGTCGGGCCACCTCGGCGCCGACGCCGGCGAGGCCGAGGAGCACCAGCAGGACGCCGGACGCGACGAGGTAGGGCCACAGCCCTTCCTTCACGTACCGGAGGTACATGTCGCTGCGCACGGTGGCGCGCAGCAGGCCGGCGCCGGTCAGCACGAGGAGCAGCGGCAGGCCGAGCTCGCCGAGCGGGCGGGGGCGGGCCGCGCGGGCGGGTCGTCCGGTCACAGCAGTACACCTCCGACGAGTACGCAGGTCAGGACGGCCACGACGAACGTGGCGGCGCTGAAGCGCACCGCGAACGCCCGCCCGAAGGCGCCCGACTGCAGGGCGATCAGCTTCATGTCGACCATCGGCCCCACCACCATGAAGGCGAGGCGGGCGGTGGGCGAGAAGCCCGTGAACGAGGCCGCGACGAACGCGTCCGCCTCCGAGCACACCGAGAGCAGCACCGCGAGCACCGCCGCCACGAGGACACCCAGCCACGGGGAACCCGAGAACACCTCGAGGACGGAAGGCGGTACGAGGACGTTGAAGGTCGCCGCCGCCATGGCGCCGACGACCAGGAAGCCACCGGCGTGCAGGAAGTCGTGCTGCAGCCCGCGCCGGAAGGCGACCAGCCGACCGCCGCCCGGCGCGTGGTCGGCGTGGCCCGTCGGCAGGCGCAGCCATTCCTCGCGCCCCCACCGGATCCAGAGCCAGCCCATGACGACCGACGTGACGAGCGAGGCGCCGAACCGCGCGGCCACCATCTCCGGACTGCCGGGGAACGCGATGGCGGTCGAGACGAGTACGACCGGATTGACGGCGGGCGCGGCCAACAGGAAGGTCAGGGCGGCGGCCGGCGCCACGCCCCGGCGCATCAGGCTGCCCGCGACGGGAACCGAGGCGCACTCGCACCCCGGCAGCACCACCCCGGCGGCACCGGCCACCGGAACGGCGAGCACGGGGTTGCGCGGCAGCGCCTTGGAGAAGACCCGGGCGGGGACGAACGCCCCGATGGCCGCCGACACGACGGTGCCGAGAAGCAGGAACGGTACGCCTTGGACGACGATGGCCACCAGCAGAGTCCGCCAGGCCCCGAGCGCCGCCCAGCCGAACAGCCGCTCCAGCCACGGCCCGACCGGCACCATCACCAACGCGACCCCGACCAGCACCGAACCCACCCGGCCGCTGCGCACCGCACGCCGCTCCCCGGCGCCGCTCCCGTCAGCGGGAGCTCCCTGGCGACGGGGTGGTGCGGGTGGTGGTGATGCCGTCGCCGTACTCGTCGAGCCCTCGGCCACGCCGCGCCCCCTCGCTCTGGTCCGCCGTGGTCGGCGGAACGGGTCCAGCCCGCCCGGAGGTCACCCGGCGCGAGCGGGCACACAATAGCCGACGACAATCATGTTCATCTACGCCCTCGGGGTGACCTCTTCTCCCTGCGGCCACCGGGGCGCGGCAGGCAGCGGCGCAACCGGATCGCGGGGCCGTCGTTCACCCGCGCCCCGATGGCGGCGGCATCGGCGTTTCGGCCAACCGCCTTGTCCACCCGCCCCCTTGGGGGACGCGGGTCGGTGCATCCTCCATCCTCCGACACGCGCCGAATCTCGGGGATCCGACGGAGTCCGAAAAACACCAGTTCG
The Streptomyces roseofulvus genome window above contains:
- a CDS encoding GlxA family transcriptional regulator, whose product is MGDRAERVVAVVGFESAELLDIACVTTGLALANALGDPETPYRVRVIAPGGASIRCGTGLLLAGVESLERTKGPLDTLVVSGGLGVERFAADPRLVGHVRRLSRESRRVASVCTGAAVLAAAGLLDGRRATTHWQFAPLLADGYPEVRVDAAPLWIRDGNVYTSAGITSALDLTLAFIEEDHGPEPARQVARHLVVHMQRPGDQRQMSVFTAAPPPREDTVRVLASYIAAHPNEDLSTPALAARAGMTPRHLTRLFTRCLGVPPGRYVRGVRTEAAAHLLLTSSLPLASVASRCGLGTPEALRKAFLDRYGVSPSRYRDGVTG
- a CDS encoding TIGR03943 family putative permease subunit — encoded protein: MTGRPARAARPRPLGELGLPLLLVLTGAGLLRATVRSDMYLRYVKEGLWPYLVASGVLLVLLGLAGVGAEVARRLRRPVLRRDASGHGYWHDPADDHVAAHDGHGHGHGHGGASRVAWLLAVPALTLLFVAPPALGSFTASRDGGAARVERTAYEELADAPTTPMALEEFIGRSVYESTSLRGRKIRLLGFATAGKSPDTWYLNRLKVGCCAGDARTLRVEVHGVRAPGDDTWVEVTGVWRPEDVTVEDPVPAMDAGALKPVAEPRNPYQDAPPTGS
- a CDS encoding permease codes for the protein MAEGSTSTATASPPPAPPRRQGAPADGSGAGERRAVRSGRVGSVLVGVALVMVPVGPWLERLFGWAALGAWRTLLVAIVVQGVPFLLLGTVVSAAIGAFVPARVFSKALPRNPVLAVPVAGAAGVVLPGCECASVPVAGSLMRRGVAPAAALTFLLAAPAVNPVVLVSTAIAFPGSPEMVAARFGASLVTSVVMGWLWIRWGREEWLRLPTGHADHAPGGGRLVAFRRGLQHDFLHAGGFLVVGAMAAATFNVLVPPSVLEVFSGSPWLGVLVAAVLAVLLSVCSEADAFVAASFTGFSPTARLAFMVVGPMVDMKLIALQSGAFGRAFAVRFSAATFVVAVLTCVLVGGVLL